Proteins found in one Salvelinus alpinus chromosome 11, SLU_Salpinus.1, whole genome shotgun sequence genomic segment:
- the LOC139533675 gene encoding putative nuclease HARBI1, producing MSSSPSLATEDSVTSKRSSIGLQMVCNADCVISNVVAKWPGSVHDSRIFRASEIYQCLSQGEFSGVLLGDRGYGCQPFLLTPFTDPQEAQQAYNHAHARTRARVEMTFGLLKARFHCLHKLRVSPVRACDITVACAVLHNVACLRKERAPRVPPAMDWDNPAIFPDDDSGRLLRDQYVLNYFS from the exons atgtcttcatctccttccctggccacagaagactctgtgacatcaaagaggagttctataggattgcag atggtctgcaatgctgactgtgtgatcagcaatgttgtggcaaaatggcctggctcagtccatgactccagaatctttcgggcctctgaaatctatcagtgcctatcacaag gtgaattctctggtgtgttgctgggagacagggggtatggctgccagccttttctcctgacacctttcacagacccccaggaagcacagcaggcctacaaccatgcccatgccaggaccagggccagagttgaaatgacctttggcctcctgaaggcacgctttcactgccttcacaaattaagggtcagccctgttagggcatgtgatattactgtggcttgtgctgtcctccacaatgtggcctgcctgaggaaggagagggcccccagagtgccaccagccatggactgggacaatccggcaatcttccctgatgacgacagtggtcggctgctgagggaccaatatgtgttgaattattttagttag